The nucleotide sequence AATTTTGCCTTCGCCAATATGGGCGTGGCGGTCACGCTTGGAATCGAAATCAGTCAAGCTGTCGTTGGCGTGGAAAAGTTTAATTTTTTTCAAACCCAATTCTTGGTCGATCCGCGTAAGGGTTTTCTCAAAATCTCGCCAGTCATAACCGGAAGCAAAAGAGTGTTGAGTGTCGAGGCAAATTCCGGCTATGGCTTTACTTTTTACTCCATCAATTATAGTTTTGAGATCAGCGAGCGAACTGCCGATAATTTCTCCCGCGCCGGCGCTGTTTTCCAAAAGAAGTTTAGTTTTTCCGGAATAATTTTCCAAAGTTTTTTTGAGCATCTCAATTACTTTTTGGATCGACTCGTCGTGAGTCATGCCTTTGGCTGATCCGAGGTGGGTCATGACATATTTCGCACCGATGAGGCTTCCGCGCTCCAGTTCGTCGCGAACGATTGGGACTGAGCCGTAGCGGATTTTGTTATCCAATGAAGCGAAGTTGATATAGTATGGCGTGTGGATGTAGGTGGCAAGAATTTTGAATTTTGAATTTTGAATTTTGAACTGCGCGCAGATTTCCGGCGTCAGTTCTGGCGCTTTGCCACCGCGCGGGGAGCGGGTGAAAATTTGCATCACTTCACAACCTAAATCAGCGGCTCGTTCGGGAGCATTGATTATTCCGCCAGCGATGGAGACGTGAGCGCCTATGTTCATAATAGTTAATTGGACTATTTTTAGTGTAGTTTTATTTTAGCACAAAAATTAATTATGTTCAGATAGTGTTTTCTTTGTGTCATTCCCGCGGAGGCGGGAATCCAGGCACCTCAGGCTTAAAATAAAGATAAAACGAATTATTGAAATTCAAGACTAGCTGAAATTGAGAGCTTGCTGGACTTGTATTTCGATTTTCCAGAGTTGGTAACTAGTGGAAACTGGATTCCCGCCTTGCTCCACCGCTAAAGCTAAGGCGGCACGCGGTCGCGGGAATGACACACCTATTACTCAATCTTCCACCCATTTTCCGTCTCAACAATTTTACCTTTGATTTCAAAGCCGGAGGCTAGTTCGTGGCCGCCGCCGCCGAATTGGGCGGCGAGGGTTGAAACGTTGACGCCTTTGTATTTTTCACTTCGCAGGCTTCCTTTGATGATTCCGTCATCACGCTCGGAAAGGACGAGGGAAAATTTTGTGCCAGGAACGGTGTTGAGAATTGTTGCAACTTGGGCGATGTCTTCGGTAGTCGCGCCAAACTCCTTGATGTCCGCTTTGGTGAGGACTGACGTGATCATCCCGTTTTCTTGGTTGATGCGTGCGCGTTCAAAGGCGCGACCCCAAAGTTTTAAAGTGGAAATTTTTTTGCTGTTGAAAGTGGCGTTGATAATCTTTCCCATCGGCGCGCCTTTTTTCATCAGTTCCGAGATGATACCGAGTACGTGAGAAGTGGTATTAGAATGCTGGAGGACGCCAGTGTCGGCAATAATGCCAAGCATCAGGAACGTAGAAGTTTCCCGGGTGATGGGAAGATTGTTAGCAATAAAAAATTCATAGACCATTTCGCAGACTGAGGAAAAAGCGGGATCAACTATTGTTATGTCACATTTGATCGTGATGTCTGGATGATGGTCGATGATAGCAGTGACCTGATCGGGAGATATTTTCGGCAGAACTTTTTCAAAACCGCGCTCGACACTGTCAGTCGCAATGATTAATTTATATTTCGCAAGGTCAAGATTGTCAGGGTGGATAAAAGTAATTGAAGAAAAAGGGCTGAGATATTCCGGCAATGGATCAAAACAAACGACGTCGACATTTTTCCCCAAGGATTCGATATATGCTTTCAAAGCCAAAGCAGACCCGACCGTGTCTCCGTCAGGTCGGGTGTGGGCAAAGAGCAAAATATTTTCCGATCCGCGGATCGTATAATTCAAAGTATGAAATTCTTTGGTAAATTTGGGCATAAAGAAAAAGTAGCCTCCTCGCCCTTAGGGAGCGGATGTCACGAGCACGTGACAGGTGAGGGAAAGAGCCATGCATCAAGGATGGTCTTTGCAAAGCAGGTTTTTTCCTAGTATGACGCCCTTGCCCTCATCCGGCCTTCGGCCACCTTCTCCCGAGGGGAGAAGGGGATATAAATAAAGTTTTGTGATTTTAGAGTTCTTTCAGCAGTTTTTCAATCTTGTCCGCTTCGCTTTCAGTAAAATCGCTACGAAATTCCAGGCGAGGCAAGGGTTTGATGCGCAGTCGCTTATTAAGACCAAGTTGAATATTATGGCGTTCTTTTTCCAACGTTTTTAAGGCATAGGGAAACTCGCTTTCCGGAAAAACACTGATGAACACTCGAGTATAGCGGACATCAGGAGAAGTGTCAACTTTGGCAATTGTCAAAAGAACTCCGCTTTTTAGCGAGAGATCTTTGAGGATTATCTCATTGACATATTTTCTTACGAGTTCATTGATTTTGGGAATGCGATTGGCAGCCATAGACTTATAATACTTTTTTCTTCATATCCTCCTTGAAAGAAATCAAAATATCATCAACTTTAATTTTCGTTTCTCCGAGGAATGTGATGCCGCACTCGTTGGGTGCTTTGCAATCATTGACGTCAACTTTGTTGGCTTGCAGATTTCCCATCTTGCCTTTGCCAATAACCACGTCGTCTCTCTCTACTTCCAAAGAAGAGTTTTTTTCGATGCGGCCTGAGGTGACGCGTCCGCCGATGATCATATCTTTCTTGCCGGTTTTAAAGATCGCCAAAACCTTCATCTTGCCAAAATCTTCCCTTTCAAATTCATCGGGGAGCATCGCGACGAGGCGCGCTTTGATGTCATCGATCAGTTCATAGATGATTTTGTAATTTTTCACTTCTACTTTGCTAGCTTCGGCCATTCTTTTGGCGACTGGAGTAAATTCAACATTGAAGCCAAAAATAACCGATTTAGAACTACTAGCAAAACGGACATCGGATTCGGTGATATTTCCCACGCCTGTGCCGACATAGTCGATGGCGACTTTGTCATTTTTAATCTCTCCTAGGATTTGCTGGATCGCTTCCAGGGAGCCATGGACATCAGATTTGATGATGACATTTAATTTGGCAACATTGCCACTAGCAATGCTGGAATAAATTTTTTCTGTGTTGAGATTGGTTCCACTTTCGGCGTGGGAGAAAATCTTGGCTTCGCTGAGTTTGGCTTGCCCGATCGATTTTGAGGCGACGACTTGCAAGATATCATTAGAATTGGGCGTGGCATGGAGGCCGATGAGACTGACTGGTGTGCCTGGCAGGGCTTGTGTAATTCTTTTTCCGGTAAAGTCTTCCAGACGTCTGACGCGGCCA is from Parcubacteria group bacterium and encodes:
- a CDS encoding deoxyribonuclease IV, whose product is MNIGAHVSIAGGIINAPERAADLGCEVMQIFTRSPRGGKAPELTPEICAQFKIQNSKFKILATYIHTPYYINFASLDNKIRYGSVPIVRDELERGSLIGAKYVMTHLGSAKGMTHDESIQKVIEMLKKTLENYSGKTKLLLENSAGAGEIIGSSLADLKTIIDGVKSKAIAGICLDTQHSFASGYDWRDFEKTLTRIDQELGLKKIKLFHANDSLTDFDSKRDRHAHIGEGKIGEAAFQNIVTFAKENNTDMILETDHDRVIEDIKLLKKFRG
- a CDS encoding bifunctional oligoribonuclease/PAP phosphatase NrnA, with translation MPKFTKEFHTLNYTIRGSENILLFAHTRPDGDTVGSALALKAYIESLGKNVDVVCFDPLPEYLSPFSSITFIHPDNLDLAKYKLIIATDSVERGFEKVLPKISPDQVTAIIDHHPDITIKCDITIVDPAFSSVCEMVYEFFIANNLPITRETSTFLMLGIIADTGVLQHSNTTSHVLGIISELMKKGAPMGKIINATFNSKKISTLKLWGRAFERARINQENGMITSVLTKADIKEFGATTEDIAQVATILNTVPGTKFSLVLSERDDGIIKGSLRSEKYKGVNVSTLAAQFGGGGHELASGFEIKGKIVETENGWKIE
- a CDS encoding ribosome-binding factor A, with protein sequence MAANRIPKINELVRKYVNEIILKDLSLKSGVLLTIAKVDTSPDVRYTRVFISVFPESEFPYALKTLEKERHNIQLGLNKRLRIKPLPRLEFRSDFTESEADKIEKLLKEL